In a single window of the Gossypium hirsutum isolate 1008001.06 chromosome A13, Gossypium_hirsutum_v2.1, whole genome shotgun sequence genome:
- the LOC107895290 gene encoding LOW QUALITY PROTEIN: lysine-specific histone demethylase 1 homolog 2-like (The sequence of the model RefSeq protein was modified relative to this genomic sequence to represent the inferred CDS: inserted 1 base in 1 codon), with product METPVSEGLVSKRSLRKKSAVKNYDENLMDEFIEKHIGGSFRKIRTKEELEKETETEAMIALSLGFPIDALIEDEIKAGVVRDIGGKEQNDYIVLRNHILSRWRSNVRIWLSKGHIRETVSNEYEHLLSAAYDFLLYNGYINFGVSPSFSSYIPAEATEGSVIIVGAGLAGLAAARQLIXFGFKVVVIEGRNRPGGRVYTQLMGKKDKRGAVDLGGSVITGIHANPLGVLARQLSIPLHKVRDNCPLYKPDGVPVNKVIDSKTEMIFNKLLDKVNELRKIMGGFANYISLGSVLEKLRQLYGVARSPEERQLLEWHLANLEYANAGCLSDLSAAYWDQDDPYEMGGDHCFLAGGNWRLIKALCDGVPIIYGKTVDAIRYGVEGVEVVTGKQAFQADMVLCTVPLGVLKRRTIRFEPELPQRKLAAIDRLGFGLLNKVAMIFSHVFWGEELDTFGCLNDTSDNRGEFFLFYSYHTVSGGPVLIALVAGKAAQTFERTDPSLLLHRVLSKLRGIYGPKGVDVPDPIQTICTRWGNDPFSYGSYSHVRVQSSGRDYDILAESIGNRLFFAGEATTRQYPATMHGAYLSGLREASRILRATRGRQNYFRRSVQRNVGPSSDQLGDLFKRPDLVFGKFSFVFNPLTEDPKSLGLLRITFDNCTEDTRKVLEKSCDPQSNQSLQLYTALSREQAHELQMVTGEDESKLVYLINNIGLKLMGANALGITYNSLVTSISSARKGRSRYCISAPLLNTV from the exons ATGGAGACGCCAGTTTCAGAAGGGTTGGTTTCAAAGAGGTCGTTGAGGAAGAAATCCGCAGTGAAGAATTATGATGAGAATTTAATGGATGAGTTCATAGAGAAGCATATAGGTGGTTCGTTTAGGAAGATTAGAACAAAGGAGGAGTTGGAGAAAGAGACTGAAACTGAGGCAATGATAGCATTATCTTTGGGTTTCCCTATTGATGCACTGATTGAGGATGAAATTAAAGCAGGAGTGGTAAGAGATATAGGTGGAAAAGAGCAGAATGATTACATTGTTCTCAGGAATCATATCCTCTCTCGATGGAGGAGTAATGTACGGATATGGTTATCTAAAGGACATATAAGAGAAACCGTGAGTAATGAATATGAACATCTGTTGTCTGCTGCTTATGATTTTCTTCTGTATAATGGGTATATTAATTTTGGAGTTTCACCATCCTTTTCCTCTTACATCCCAGCGGAGGCAACTGAGGGTTCTGTGATAATAGTTGGAGCTGGACTTGCTGGCTTGGCAGCAGCAAGGCAACTTA TCTTTGGTTTCAAGGTTGTTGTTATAGAAGGGAGGAATCGACCTGGGGGAAGAGTTTATACTCAACTGATGGGTAAGAAGGATAAGCGTGGTGCTGTGGATCTTGGTGGTAGTGTAATCACCGGCATCCATGCCAATCCTCTTGGAGTTCTGGCCCGGCAACTTTCTATTCCACTTCATAAGGTCCGAGATAATTGCCCTTTATATAAACCTGATGGGGTGCCTGTCAATAAGGTAATCGATTCCAAGACTGAAATGATCTTTAACAAGTTGCTTGACAAAGTCAATGAACTGAGAAAAATAATGGGTGGATTTGCTAATTATATTTCTCTTGGATCAGTTCTGGAAAAGCTAAGACAGTTGTATGGTGTGGCTAGAAGCCCAGAGGAGAGACAACTTTTGGAATGGCATCTTGCTAATTTGGAATATGCAAATGCAGGATGTCTTTCTGACTTGTCGGCTGCCTACTGGGACCAGGATGATCCTTATGAGATGGGTGGAGACCATTGTTTTCTTGCTGGAGGGAACTGGAGATTGATAAAAGCATTATGTGATGGAGTTCCCATAATCTATGGGAAAACAGTTGATGCTATTAGATATGGTGTTGAAGGAGTTGAGGTTGTTACCGGTAAGCAAGCATTCCAAGCAGATATGGTTCTTTGTACTGTGCCTCTTGGAGTCTTGAAGAGAAGGACCATTAGATTTGAGCCAGAGTTACCTCAAAGAAAGCTAGCTGCAATTGACAGACTAGGTTTTGGGCTCCTGAATAAAGTTGCCATGATTTTCTCTCATGTTTTTTGGGGAGAAGAGTTGGACACATTTGGATGTCTCAATGATACCAGTGATAACCGTGGGGAGTTCTTTTTATTCTACAGCTACCACACTGTTTCCGGGGGTCCAGTGTTGATTGCGCTGGTGGCTGGTAAAGCTGCACAAACATTTGAGCGCACAGATCCTTCACTCTTGCTCCATCGTGTTCTAAGCAAACTTAGAG GTATATATGGTCCAAAAGGTGTAGATGTACCCGACCCTATACAGACAATTTGTACAAGATGGGGAAATGATCCCTTTTCATATGGTTCATACTCTCATGTTAGGGTACAGTCATCCGGCAGGGATTATGATATACTTGCAGAAAGTATAGGCAATAGGTTGTTTTTTGCTGGTGAAGCCACAACTCGGCAATATCCAGCCACCATGCATGGTGCCTATTTGAGTGGGTTAAGGGAAGCTTCGCGTATTCTCCGTGCCACAAGAGGTCGCCAAAACTACTTTAGGAGGTCTGTGCAGCGGAATGTTGGACCAAGCAGTGATCAATTGGGTGATCTGTTCAAGAGGCCTGATCTAGTATTTGGGAAGTTCTCTTTTGTGTTCAATCCATTAACAGAGGACCCTAAATCATTGGGGCTTTTGAGAATTACTTTTGATAATTGCACAGAAGATACGAGGAAGGTGCTGGAAAAAAGCTGTGACCCCCAATCGAATCAATCATTGCAGCTGTACACAGCATTGTCCCGTGAACAGGCACATGAGCTACAGATGGTAACTGGAGAAGATGAAAGTAAGTTGgtttatttgataaataatattgGATTAAAGCTTATGGGAGCTAATGCTCTTGGAATCACATATAACTCCTTGGTTACTAGCATATCTAGTGCAAGAAAAGGTAGGAGCAGGTACTGTATATCTGCGCCACTGCTAAATACAGTTTAG
- the LOC107895292 gene encoding uncharacterized protein codes for MGIWDLISWSTDSVKGFWQSSCDHGSTVITKGKEVSVDALQKVNHHGSAAISKGKEVLCTALEKVNHHLSDPETRSKISKVATDIAKNATVEGLKTIPGAYPTYKIVSKSISDDDQKFKSENKSKKQEEALKALQATVSKLEKEVDVLREQAASKL; via the exons atggggaTATGGGACTTGATTTCATGGTCAACCGACTCAGTGAAGGGCTTTTGGCAGAGCTCTTGCGATCATGGTTCCACAGTGATCACAAAGGGAAAGGAAGTATCAGTTGATGCACTGCAAAAGGTGAACCATCATGGTTCCGCAGCCATCAGCAAGGGCAAGGAGGTGTTGTGTACTGCACTGGAAAAGGTGAACCATCACCTGTCTGACCCTGAAACCCGGTCAAAGATCTCCAAGGTAGCTACCGATATTGCCAAGAATGCTACCGTTGAGGGCCTTAAAACCATCCCTG GTGCATATCCAACATACAAAATTGTATCAAAGTCGATAAGTGATGATGATCAGAAGTTCAAAAGTGAGAACAAGTCCAAGAAACAGGAAGAAGCTTTGAAGGCATTGCAAGCTACAGTAAGCAAACTGGAGAAAGAAGTCGATGTTCTGCGCGAGCAAGCAGCGAGCAAGCTGTAA
- the LOC107895291 gene encoding monodehydroascorbate reductase, seedling isozyme gives MASSFNLVIGSAKFIFAPIERCLNCKRNFDENMKILQKLLKELNTVKEVIELRLSAEIHGGTMQTEEVKNWLDDVQRIKTEIEIIEHKTKEKKFLSRAFLGKTVEEKVFELKAFLRKGKAFLGMVKSFKYIIVGGGVAAGYAAREFDRQGLKPGQLAIISKESVAPYERPTLSKGYLNPNPKAAARLPEFHVCVGSGGDRLLPDWYKEKGIQLILGTEIVKVNLALKTLVSAAGEIFKFQTLIIATGSTVIRLTDFKVEGADAKNIFYLRELEDADKLVESIKMKKHGKAVIIGGGYIGLEVAAAMRINDFDVTMVYPDPWCMPRLFTPTIAAFYESYYENKGIKIIKGTVSVGFNANANGEVKGVKLKDGRVLEADIVVVGVGARPLTALFKGQLEEDRGGIKTDGFFKTSMPGVYAVGDVASFPIKLYNETRRVEHVDHARKSAEHAVKAIKANETGKELEEYDYLPYFYSRIFELSWQFYGDNVGESLFFRDNNPLSPKPKFGSYWIKDGKVVGAFLEGGTPEENKAIAKVSRLNPPVENLDQLKKEGLSFASKF, from the coding sequence ATGGCTTCTTCGTTCAATTTGGTTATTGGAAGTGCAAAGTTTATATTTGCCCCCATTGAAAGATGTTTGAACTGTAAAAGAAATTTCGATGAAAATATGAAGATTCTGCAAAAACTGTTGAAAGAGCTGAACACCGTTAAGGAAGTTATTGAACTAAGACTAAGTGCAGAGATTCATGGTGGGACAATGCAAACAGAAGAAGTGAAGAACTGGTTGGATGATGTTCAGAGGATCAAAACCGAAATCGAAATCATTGAACATAAGACCAAAGAAAAGAAGTTCCTTTCACGGGCGTTTCTTGGAAAAACTGTTGAGGAAAAGGTCTTCGAACTCAAGGCATTTCTAAGGAAAGGCAAAGCATTTCTTGGCATGGTTAAGTCCTTCAAGTACATAATTGTTGGTGGGGGAGTTGCAGCTGGGTATGCAGCTAGGGAGTTCGATAGGCAAGGCCTTAAACCAGGGCAGTTGGCAATTATTTCAAAAGAGTCAGTGGCTCCTTATGAACGTCCTACTTTGAGCAAGGGATATCTGAATCCGAATCCAAAGGCAGCTGCTAGACTGCCTGAATTCCATGTCTGTGTGGGAAGTGGAGGTGACAGATTACTTCCTGATTGGTACAAAGAAAAAGGAATCCAATTGATCCTTGGAACCGAAATAGTTAAAGTAAATCTTGCTTTGAAGACTCTAGTAAGTGCTGCTGGAGAAATTTTTAAGTTTCAGACATTGATAATTGCAACAGGTTCCACTGTAATAAGGTTGACAGATTTCAAGGTCGAAGGAGCTGATGCCAAGAACATCTTCTATCTGAGAGAACTCGAAGATGCTGATAAGCTTGTTGAATCTATTAAAATGAAGAAACATGGAAAAGCTGTTATTATCGGAGGAGGATACATCGGTCTTGAAGTTGCAGCAGCCATGAGAATCAATGATTTCGATGTCACCATGGTTTACCCCGACCCTTGGTGCATGCCTAGGCTTTTCACCCCAACCATCGCTGCATTCTATGAAAGTTACTATGAAAATAAAGGGATCAAAATCATCAAAGGAACAGTGTCAGTTGGCTTCAATGCTAATGCAAATGGGGAAGTTAAGGGAGTGAAACTCAAGGATGGCAGGGTGCTTGAAGCCGACATTGTTGTCGTCGGTGTTGGGGCGAGACCGCTGACAGCATTATTCAAAGGACAGCTTGAAGAAGACAGAGGTGGAATTAAAACTGATGGATTCTTCAAAACAAGCATGCCTGGCGTATATGCAGTAGGAGACGTGGCCTCTTTCCCTATTAAATTATACAATGAAACGAGGAGAGTCGAACATGTTGACCATGCCCGGAAATCGGCCGAGCACGCTGTGAAGGCTATCAAagcaaatgaaacaggtaaagaacTTGAAGAATATGATTATCTTCCATACTTCTACTCTCGAATCTTCGAACTTTCATGGCAGTTCTATGGAGACAATGTTGGCGAAAGTTTGTTTTTCAGAGACAACAATCCATTATCACCAAAGCCGAAATTTGGGTCTTATTGGATCAAAGACGGAAAGGTTGTTGGAGCTTTCCTTGAAGGTGGGACACCTGAAGAAAACAAGGCTATTGCAAAGGTTTCAAGACTCAATCCTCCAGTTGAGAACTTAGATCAACTTAAAAAGGAGGGGCTTTCATTTGCCAGCaagttttaa